A single Sporomusaceae bacterium DNA region contains:
- a CDS encoding chemotaxis protein CheW, translating into MAESTYADREIQLVIFKLGREDYGISILQVQEIKRILDITRVPNSPDFIKGVINLRGSVLPVIDLKKRLQLPPTDYTEDTRIIIVKVEEIAVGLIVDAVSEVTTLSGENIEPPTTVVGGVSAQYLSGVGKQDDNLLILLNLTAIVGLGAEVGKAG; encoded by the coding sequence ATGGCCGAAAGTACTTACGCGGACAGGGAAATACAGCTGGTTATTTTCAAGCTCGGCCGCGAGGATTACGGTATCAGTATTTTGCAGGTGCAGGAGATCAAGCGGATACTTGACATTACCCGCGTGCCCAATTCGCCGGATTTTATCAAGGGGGTCATTAATCTGCGCGGCAGCGTGCTGCCGGTTATCGATCTGAAGAAGCGCCTCCAGTTGCCGCCGACCGATTATACCGAGGATACCCGCATTATTATTGTCAAGGTGGAGGAGATTGCCGTCGGCCTGATCGTGGATGCGGTTTCCGAGGTAACGACGCTGAGCGGCGAGAATATCGAGCCGCCCACTACGGTGGTGGGCGGTGTGAGCGCGCAGTATCTGAGCGGCGTGGGCAAGCAGGACGACAACCTGCTGATTCTCCTTAATCTTACCGCTATTGTCGGCCTCGGCGCCGAGGTTGGCAAGGCCGGCTAA
- a CDS encoding FliA/WhiG family RNA polymerase sigma factor has translation MPDDGLALQNLWSDYRENRRAEIREKLIENYLPLVKLVAGRIAVGLPQHVDKDDLISNGFFGLLEAIERFDLSRGFKFETYAVARIRGAMLDSLRAQDWIPATVRQKARQYEHTLAELEHRLGRSAADDEVAGAMGVSVPQLHTLINTLNGCTLVPLEDYVKTESPASHAPNPSQFLEEEEVKATLAKAIERLTEKERLVVTLYYYEGLTLKEISLILKLTEARISQLHTKAIFRLRGALARYKSSLL, from the coding sequence ATGCCGGACGACGGGCTCGCGCTGCAGAATTTGTGGTCGGACTACCGGGAAAACCGGCGTGCCGAGATCCGCGAAAAATTGATTGAGAATTATCTCCCTTTGGTCAAGCTGGTCGCCGGACGCATCGCGGTCGGCCTTCCTCAGCATGTCGACAAAGACGATCTTATCAGCAACGGTTTCTTCGGTTTGCTCGAGGCGATCGAGCGTTTCGATCTGTCCCGCGGGTTTAAGTTTGAGACTTACGCGGTGGCCCGCATCCGCGGCGCTATGCTCGATTCGCTCCGCGCCCAGGATTGGATTCCGGCCACCGTTAGGCAGAAGGCCCGCCAGTACGAGCATACGCTGGCCGAGCTTGAGCACCGTCTGGGCCGGTCGGCCGCGGATGACGAGGTTGCCGGCGCAATGGGGGTTTCGGTGCCCCAACTCCATACGCTTATCAATACGCTGAACGGCTGCACGCTTGTTCCTCTTGAGGATTACGTCAAGACTGAGTCGCCGGCCAGTCACGCCCCTAATCCGTCCCAGTTCCTCGAGGAGGAGGAGGTCAAGGCTACTTTGGCGAAGGCGATCGAGCGCCTTACGGAGAAGGAGCGGCTGGTTGTCACGTTGTACTATTACGAGGGTCTGACGCTGAAGGAGATTAGCCTGATTCTGAAATTGACCGAGGCGCGAATTTCCCAGCTCCATACGAAGGCGATTTTCCGTCTGCGCGGCGCCCTGGCCCGTTATAAATCCAGCTTGTTGTAG
- a CDS encoding chemotaxis protein CheC, which translates to MSEDIMNLSVLQLDALREVGNVGAGNAATALSQIINRKIDMTVPKVAILPLGDVPDVVGGPEIMVAGVYLRVFGPAPSSILFLLPRESAFALVDMLMGRERGLTDHLDSMDESALLEIGNILAGAYLNALSFFTKFTLLPSIPALAMDMAGAILSVILSQLGQMGDHALVIETEFSTEGDGGVKGHFFLIPDPGSLGTILAAIGVKE; encoded by the coding sequence TTGTCTGAAGATATTATGAACCTTTCGGTGCTCCAGTTGGACGCTTTGAGAGAGGTGGGCAACGTCGGGGCGGGCAACGCGGCTACGGCGCTGTCGCAGATCATCAATCGCAAGATCGATATGACGGTGCCGAAGGTGGCTATTTTGCCGCTGGGCGATGTGCCTGACGTGGTGGGCGGGCCGGAGATCATGGTGGCCGGCGTGTACCTGCGCGTTTTTGGCCCGGCGCCGAGCAGCATCCTGTTTCTGCTTCCGCGCGAGAGCGCTTTCGCGTTAGTCGATATGCTCATGGGCCGCGAGCGCGGGCTGACCGATCACCTCGATTCGATGGACGAATCCGCTCTTTTGGAAATAGGCAATATTCTGGCCGGCGCTTATTTGAACGCGCTGTCCTTTTTCACGAAGTTTACTCTGTTGCCGTCGATTCCCGCCCTGGCGATGGATATGGCGGGAGCTATCCTGAGCGTCATTCTGAGCCAGCTTGGCCAGATGGGCGATCACGCTCTCGTTATCGAGACCGAGTTTTCCACCGAGGGCGACGGCGGCGTCAAGGGCCATTTCTTTCTCATCCCCGATCCCGGCTCGCTGGGAACCATTCTCGCGGCAATAGGGGTGAAGGAATAA
- the rpsB gene encoding 30S ribosomal protein S2: MSVISMKQLLEAGVHFGHQTRRWNPKMAPYIFTERNGIYIIDLQKTVKKVEDAYNFVRDLAGENKTLLFVGTKKQAQEAVREEAQRCEMFFVNERWLGGMLTNFQTIQRRINRLRELESMEEKGMFEVLPKKEVIALRHEQERLHKFLGGIKNMRKLPGALFIIDPRKERIAVAEARKLGIPIVAIVDTNCDPDEIDYIIPGNDDAIRAVKLLTGKMADAILEGKQGEQLEAAASESE; encoded by the coding sequence ATGTCGGTTATTTCCATGAAACAGCTTCTGGAGGCTGGGGTTCATTTCGGCCACCAGACCAGAAGGTGGAACCCCAAGATGGCTCCGTACATTTTTACGGAGCGCAACGGCATCTACATCATTGACCTGCAGAAGACGGTCAAGAAGGTGGAGGATGCGTACAATTTCGTCCGCGATCTGGCAGGCGAGAATAAGACGCTGCTGTTCGTCGGCACGAAGAAGCAGGCCCAGGAGGCCGTCCGCGAGGAGGCGCAGCGCTGCGAGATGTTCTTTGTGAACGAGCGCTGGCTGGGCGGCATGCTGACCAACTTCCAGACCATTCAGCGCCGGATCAACCGTCTGCGCGAGCTCGAGTCGATGGAAGAGAAGGGCATGTTCGAGGTTCTGCCCAAGAAGGAAGTCATCGCCCTCCGTCATGAGCAGGAGCGCCTGCATAAGTTCCTTGGCGGCATCAAGAATATGCGTAAGCTGCCTGGGGCGCTGTTCATCATCGACCCGCGCAAGGAGCGGATCGCGGTGGCCGAGGCCCGCAAGCTGGGTATCCCGATCGTGGCGATTGTCGATACCAACTGCGATCCCGACGAGATCGACTATATCATCCCCGGCAACGATGACGCCATCCGCGCCGTCAAATTGCTTACCGGCAAGATGGCCGACGCCATCCTGGAAGGCAAGCAGGGCGAACAACTGGAAGCAGCAGCAAGCGAGAGCGAGTAA
- a CDS encoding FapA family protein, with amino-acid sequence MSDEEKATNQSDASVAVDGSFQIDQKDDGVYLTVNPAKGAGAPVREPLVMAELKNRDIQGANFSAIIRIVKEASGSPVKIAEQTAAVPEPEVQVLVERDRMAASLQITRPKGSRPLTIEEVLEKIHAAGIVQGIDMEAVKRAFDRPGTPVTCARGDTAVNGSDAVIRFAFDMNAKGRPVELEDGRVDFKDLNLFTVVAEGDLLAEKIPPTPGTPGVDVLGQPIFPKPGKDIPLPVGKNAYADGSRIKAAIAGQLQYVNNKLHVSPVIEIKGDVDLSTGNVEFVGNVVVRGSVQSGFTVKADGNVEIYGSVSGGTVEGANIVIRMGIQGMQRGYVRAKENVTTKFIENANVSAEGDVMVNDVVLHSNVSAGKRVIVEGRRGFIAGGHVIAAEEIRAKTVGTHLAVATDLEVGVNPVIRAEYTELRKELRKNEITLDQAQKALVVLRSVNQSDLSPDKREMLLKLTKAQFHMAGQVETMRRRITEIELLFEEMRYGRIRVSDVVYPGVKIVIGTLVKPVREMLKYASFYAEDGEIRVGSFR; translated from the coding sequence ATGAGTGATGAGGAAAAAGCGACCAATCAGTCCGATGCTTCGGTGGCTGTTGACGGTTCTTTCCAGATAGACCAGAAGGACGACGGCGTTTACCTTACGGTCAATCCTGCCAAGGGAGCGGGGGCGCCGGTCAGGGAGCCGCTTGTGATGGCCGAGTTGAAGAATCGCGATATCCAGGGCGCCAATTTTTCCGCGATTATCCGCATTGTCAAGGAGGCGAGCGGGTCGCCGGTGAAGATTGCCGAGCAGACGGCCGCGGTGCCGGAGCCGGAGGTCCAGGTGCTGGTGGAGCGCGACCGGATGGCGGCTTCGCTTCAGATCACCCGTCCGAAAGGCAGTCGCCCGCTCACTATCGAAGAGGTGCTGGAGAAGATTCACGCCGCAGGTATTGTTCAGGGTATCGATATGGAGGCTGTGAAACGGGCTTTCGACCGCCCGGGTACGCCGGTGACGTGCGCCCGCGGCGATACGGCTGTGAACGGCAGCGACGCGGTTATCCGCTTCGCTTTTGATATGAACGCCAAGGGACGCCCGGTGGAGCTTGAGGACGGCCGGGTGGATTTTAAGGATCTTAATCTTTTTACGGTGGTGGCTGAGGGCGATTTGCTGGCGGAGAAGATTCCGCCGACACCCGGAACGCCGGGGGTGGATGTTCTCGGGCAGCCGATTTTCCCCAAGCCGGGCAAGGATATTCCTTTGCCGGTCGGCAAGAATGCGTATGCCGACGGCAGCAGGATCAAGGCCGCTATCGCCGGCCAACTGCAGTATGTGAATAATAAGCTGCATGTGTCGCCGGTGATCGAGATCAAGGGCGATGTGGATCTTTCGACCGGCAATGTCGAGTTTGTCGGCAATGTGGTTGTGCGCGGCTCGGTGCAGTCGGGGTTCACGGTGAAGGCCGACGGCAATGTGGAGATTTACGGGTCGGTGAGCGGCGGTACGGTGGAAGGGGCCAATATCGTTATCCGGATGGGCATTCAGGGGATGCAGCGCGGTTATGTCCGCGCGAAGGAGAACGTGACAACCAAGTTTATCGAGAATGCCAATGTTTCCGCCGAGGGCGACGTGATGGTGAACGATGTTGTTCTTCACAGCAACGTGAGCGCCGGTAAGCGGGTGATCGTGGAGGGCCGGCGCGGTTTTATCGCCGGCGGCCATGTGATTGCCGCCGAGGAGATCCGCGCCAAGACGGTGGGCACGCATCTGGCGGTGGCCACCGATCTGGAGGTGGGCGTCAATCCTGTTATCCGCGCGGAATATACCGAGCTGCGCAAGGAGCTGCGGAAGAATGAGATTACCCTCGACCAGGCGCAGAAGGCTCTTGTTGTGCTCCGGTCGGTCAACCAGTCGGATTTGTCGCCCGATAAGCGCGAGATGCTGTTGAAGTTGACGAAGGCCCAGTTTCATATGGCTGGCCAGGTGGAGACGATGCGCAGGCGGATTACGGAGATCGAGCTGTTGTTCGAGGAGATGCGCTATGGCCGCATCAGGGTTTCGGATGTGGTTTATCCGGGTGTGAAGATTGTTATCGGCACGTTGGTGAAACCGGTGCGCGAGATGCTGAAATACGCTTCTTTTTACGCGGAGGACGGCGAAATCAGGGTCGGGTCGTTCCGTTAA
- a CDS encoding chemotaxis response regulator protein-glutamate methylesterase: MIKVLVVDDSAFMRKVLSDLFAAESDFTVLEAARNGKDAIDKVKRLNPDVVTMDVEMPVMDGISALETIMREAPTPVVMVSSLTREGADATLKALEKGAVDFVAKTAGPISSIDQIRIEILAKCRTAARANVRQLIRPPAPPAPPPPQPPAFAPGHDERIVAIGTSTGGPRALQEVLTRLPGNLPCPVVIVQHMPPGFTKSLSDRLNTLSPLSVKEAENGDVLRPGLAVIAPGDFHMTLVREGNKTVVRLHQEPPIGGHRPSVDPTMEAVARIYGPRAVGVILTGMGADGSRGMKAIKTGRGFTIAEDQSTTVVFGMPKAAIELGIVDKVVPLPGVAGEIVKHLQSKHGGV; encoded by the coding sequence GTGATCAAAGTACTTGTTGTCGACGACTCCGCTTTCATGCGCAAAGTGTTATCCGACCTGTTCGCCGCCGAGAGTGATTTTACCGTTCTCGAAGCCGCCCGCAACGGCAAGGACGCCATCGATAAGGTCAAACGCCTGAACCCCGATGTCGTGACGATGGATGTTGAGATGCCGGTCATGGACGGCATCAGCGCCCTGGAGACGATAATGCGGGAGGCGCCGACGCCGGTGGTGATGGTGAGCAGCCTGACCCGCGAGGGCGCCGATGCCACGCTGAAGGCGTTGGAAAAAGGGGCCGTGGATTTCGTCGCCAAGACGGCCGGCCCGATTTCGAGCATTGATCAGATCAGGATCGAGATTCTCGCCAAATGCCGCACTGCCGCCCGCGCCAATGTGAGGCAGCTTATCCGCCCGCCGGCGCCGCCGGCGCCGCCGCCCCCCCAGCCTCCGGCGTTCGCGCCCGGCCACGACGAGCGGATTGTCGCGATCGGGACTTCGACCGGCGGCCCGCGGGCCCTGCAAGAAGTTCTTACCCGTCTGCCGGGGAATCTGCCCTGCCCGGTGGTTATCGTGCAGCATATGCCGCCAGGGTTTACCAAGTCGCTTTCCGACCGCCTCAACACTCTGTCGCCCCTGTCGGTCAAGGAGGCCGAGAACGGCGATGTGCTCCGGCCCGGCCTGGCGGTCATCGCCCCCGGCGATTTCCACATGACGCTGGTGCGCGAGGGGAACAAGACGGTGGTGCGTCTCCACCAGGAGCCGCCGATCGGCGGCCACCGGCCTTCTGTCGACCCGACGATGGAGGCGGTGGCTAGAATCTACGGGCCGCGGGCGGTGGGCGTCATCCTCACGGGGATGGGCGCCGACGGTTCACGGGGGATGAAGGCGATAAAAACGGGACGAGGGTTTACCATTGCAGAGGATCAGTCGACCACAGTGGTGTTCGGTATGCCGAAAGCGGCTATCGAACTGGGGATAGTCGATAAAGTCGTGCCGCTGCCCGGTGTCGCCGGCGAAATCGTCAAACACCTGCAGAGCAAACACGGAGGTGTGTAA
- a CDS encoding chemotaxis protein CheD has translation MAELIKVGMADYKVGREPASLISYGLGSCVGIALFDPVTKVGGLAHIMLPDSTQARSTENPAKFADTCLPLMLNDLVKMGAMRNRLQAKIAGGAQMFTFANATDIMRVGERNSETVRVILKKLELRLIAEDCGGNYGRTVELKLDSGVFRIKTIDKGEKEL, from the coding sequence ATGGCTGAATTAATCAAGGTTGGTATGGCCGATTATAAGGTCGGCCGCGAGCCTGCCAGTCTTATCAGCTACGGTCTCGGTTCCTGCGTCGGTATCGCTCTTTTCGATCCGGTGACCAAGGTTGGCGGATTGGCGCATATTATGTTGCCTGACAGCACCCAGGCCCGTTCGACGGAGAATCCGGCCAAATTCGCGGATACGTGTTTACCGCTGATGTTGAATGATCTGGTGAAGATGGGGGCTATGAGGAACCGCCTGCAGGCGAAGATCGCCGGCGGGGCTCAGATGTTCACGTTCGCGAACGCGACCGATATTATGCGGGTCGGGGAGCGCAACAGCGAAACGGTGCGCGTGATTTTGAAGAAACTCGAGCTGAGGCTGATTGCCGAGGACTGCGGCGGCAATTACGGCCGTACGGTGGAGCTGAAGCTCGATAGCGGCGTTTTCCGTATTAAGACGATCGATAAGGGCGAAAAAGAATTGTAA
- a CDS encoding chemotaxis protein CheA: MELNQYMGMFLEESREHLQTLNRCLLSLENDPRNLSVLDEIFRSAHTIKGMSATMGFTAIAELTHEMENVLDLLRKGQLKASPAIIDTLFKCLDTLEQSVESIASNSEATVDIKPLVAKLIKLAAGKDQEEAAPAAAATKAATPVVATSSGITLNDTEIDVIKAASRQGYAAYEVQVGLREGCLLKSARAYMVMNALDELGDVIKSVPPAEELEKENFDYSFSVVALSDAEPEKVQQALLAISEIESATVLPLAIPDAAPAAAAAPAIKPAAAPEVRPEAEVPAAKLDAPPTADAPLAADKKVRGGQSVRVDIDKLDTLLNLVGELVINKTRLEQIGLSHRLTDLTETIEQMDRVTTDLQAVVMKVRMVPVGQVFNRFPRMVRDLSRDLNKEVNLIIQGEETELDRTVIDEIGDPLVHLLRNAIDHGIESPAEREAKGKNPVGEIRLIARHEGNNVIIMVEDDGAGVNPEVVKQKALEKGMITQAEAEKMDAAEAVRLLFLPGFSTAKVVTDVSGRGVGMDAVKTKIESLGGMVDVETKVNEGSRFKIRLPLTLAIIQALLVKVCEEIYAIPLGSIDSTINITPGDIKTIQNQEVILLRGQIIPIVRLGNVLGVPESGNEGAEELYVVIVHMGEQKAGVIVDTLIGQQEIVIKSLGKLLASIKVLAGATILGDGRVALILDVGSIMQ; encoded by the coding sequence ATGGAGTTAAATCAATACATGGGGATGTTCCTGGAGGAGTCGCGCGAACACCTTCAGACACTGAACAGATGTCTTCTGAGTCTTGAAAACGATCCGCGCAACTTGTCGGTGCTTGACGAGATATTCCGCAGCGCTCACACTATCAAGGGCATGTCGGCCACGATGGGGTTCACGGCGATTGCCGAGCTTACCCATGAGATGGAAAATGTCCTCGATTTACTGCGCAAGGGGCAACTGAAGGCTTCGCCCGCGATCATCGACACGCTTTTCAAATGCCTGGATACCCTGGAGCAATCGGTGGAGAGCATCGCCAGCAATAGCGAGGCAACGGTGGATATCAAGCCGCTGGTCGCCAAACTTATCAAGCTGGCCGCCGGCAAGGATCAGGAGGAGGCTGCGCCGGCCGCCGCCGCGACGAAGGCCGCGACTCCCGTTGTCGCGACTTCATCCGGCATTACTTTGAACGATACGGAGATTGATGTCATCAAGGCCGCCAGCCGGCAGGGCTACGCGGCTTACGAGGTGCAGGTGGGCCTGCGCGAGGGCTGCCTGCTGAAGTCGGCGCGGGCGTATATGGTGATGAACGCTCTCGACGAGCTTGGCGATGTTATCAAGAGCGTCCCGCCGGCCGAGGAACTGGAAAAGGAGAATTTCGATTACAGTTTTTCGGTTGTGGCGCTGAGCGACGCCGAGCCGGAGAAGGTTCAGCAGGCGCTGCTGGCAATTTCGGAGATCGAGTCGGCGACGGTGCTACCGCTGGCGATTCCGGACGCGGCTCCTGCCGCCGCCGCTGCGCCGGCGATCAAGCCCGCTGCCGCGCCGGAGGTCAGGCCTGAAGCAGAGGTCCCTGCGGCCAAACTGGATGCGCCGCCGACGGCTGATGCGCCCCTGGCGGCCGATAAGAAAGTCCGCGGCGGCCAGTCTGTCCGCGTGGATATCGATAAGCTCGATACGCTTTTGAATCTGGTTGGCGAGCTTGTCATCAACAAGACCAGGCTGGAGCAGATCGGCCTTAGCCACCGCCTTACCGATCTGACGGAGACGATCGAGCAGATGGACCGGGTTACCACCGATCTGCAGGCTGTTGTCATGAAGGTCCGGATGGTGCCCGTAGGGCAGGTTTTCAACCGCTTCCCCCGTATGGTACGCGATTTGTCGCGCGATCTGAACAAAGAGGTCAATCTTATCATCCAGGGCGAGGAGACCGAGCTCGACCGTACCGTCATCGACGAGATCGGCGATCCGCTGGTCCATTTGCTGCGTAACGCTATCGACCACGGTATCGAGAGCCCGGCCGAACGCGAGGCCAAGGGCAAGAATCCGGTCGGCGAGATACGGCTGATTGCCCGTCATGAGGGCAACAATGTCATTATCATGGTCGAGGACGACGGCGCGGGCGTTAATCCGGAGGTCGTCAAGCAGAAGGCTTTGGAAAAAGGGATGATCACCCAGGCCGAGGCTGAGAAGATGGATGCCGCCGAAGCGGTCCGCCTGCTGTTCCTGCCCGGTTTCTCGACCGCCAAGGTGGTGACGGACGTGTCCGGCCGCGGCGTTGGCATGGACGCGGTGAAAACGAAGATCGAGTCTCTGGGCGGCATGGTGGATGTTGAGACCAAGGTCAACGAGGGGTCGCGCTTCAAGATCAGGCTGCCGCTGACGCTGGCTATCATCCAGGCGCTGCTCGTGAAGGTGTGCGAGGAGATTTACGCTATTCCCCTCGGGTCGATTGACAGTACGATCAATATCACTCCCGGGGATATCAAGACGATTCAGAATCAGGAGGTTATCCTCCTGCGCGGGCAGATTATCCCGATCGTTCGCCTGGGCAACGTTCTCGGCGTGCCTGAGTCCGGAAACGAGGGCGCCGAGGAGCTTTACGTTGTTATCGTCCATATGGGCGAGCAGAAGGCGGGGGTAATTGTCGATACGCTGATCGGCCAGCAGGAGATTGTCATCAAGTCGCTTGGTAAGCTGTTGGCTTCGATTAAGGTTTTGGCCGGGGCCACGATTCTCGGCGACGGGCGTGTGGCGCTTATTCTCGATGTCGGCTCGATAATGCAGTAG